In Devosia sp. 1566, a single genomic region encodes these proteins:
- a CDS encoding glycoside hydrolase family 2 protein — MSTAAAYSVLELGGTFRLSSPTYHTSVLITLPGDVHGALLANGEIPDPYFGENEKEVMWVNRTEWSVERSFEASAADVDGYLTLTLAEVDCIATIFLNGEAIARTDNSFVRHDIDVTGKVREGSNTLRIEFAVTRDVAKARAEAHPFPLPFTKNYQTNGLEGIHLNFVRKAQCHAGWDWGICLMPIGIYGTMQLRRSRLARQESVQVDQLHSHGAVELTIRTRIFAFTAGEVSISHAIDGQSIRETVPVHRGENLLIHGVRIENPRLWWPDGQGEQPLYELETELDGERTTRKLGLRQLEWVVEPDEIDHTFKCRINGRDITMMGANWIPADAIPSRITPEVIRDLLGSAKAANMNMLRIWGGGQYEPDCFYDLCDELGILIWHDFMFACMSYPSDRAFLASVREEVTQQVRRLSHHACIALWCGDNEVIGSLGWYPETRAAPERYVANYDRLNHMLGTIVEDEDPARRFWPSSPSMGYLDFSDGWHADTRGDTHYWDVWHSAKAFEAYRTVNPRFASEFGFQSFTSMNVIETFSEQKDRNPSSPVMENHQRNDGGNARILETMTRYFRFPRDFDQMVFLSQIQQGLAMKTAIEYWRSTKPRCMGTLYWQINDIWPVASWASLDYGGQWKLLQYMAKRFFLPVNVVAVPRHAELKTNSRGLPVEGAAPTQIVLKAVNDTAAEVTISLEVRAVKVGGGDRVVFSGSSAVGPDAAMAVATLDVADLAADEFLLFTWRDAAGKVLGENDYFPKPYKAYELPPVAVSASWAEGPAGPVLTLEADKPGLFTTVTVDQPGYFSDNAITLLPGRPTVLGFTPRHGGKFSAKELAATLSIRTLADTF; from the coding sequence ATGTCCACTGCCGCCGCTTATTCTGTGCTTGAACTTGGAGGGACATTCCGCCTTTCCTCGCCGACCTATCACACCTCGGTTCTCATCACCTTGCCTGGCGACGTGCATGGCGCCCTGCTGGCGAATGGGGAGATCCCTGATCCCTATTTTGGCGAGAACGAGAAGGAGGTCATGTGGGTCAATCGGACCGAATGGTCGGTCGAGCGCAGCTTTGAAGCAAGTGCGGCTGATGTTGATGGCTATCTGACCCTGACTTTGGCCGAGGTGGACTGCATCGCCACCATTTTCCTCAACGGTGAAGCGATTGCCCGCACCGATAATTCCTTTGTTCGCCACGACATCGATGTGACCGGCAAGGTCCGGGAAGGCAGCAACACGCTGCGCATCGAATTTGCCGTAACGCGCGATGTGGCCAAGGCGCGCGCCGAAGCGCATCCATTTCCGCTGCCCTTTACCAAGAACTACCAGACCAATGGCCTGGAGGGCATTCACCTCAATTTCGTGCGCAAGGCCCAATGCCATGCCGGCTGGGACTGGGGCATTTGCCTGATGCCGATCGGCATTTATGGCACGATGCAGCTGCGCCGCTCGCGCCTCGCGCGTCAGGAAAGCGTGCAGGTCGATCAGCTGCACAGCCATGGCGCTGTTGAGCTGACCATCCGCACCCGCATCTTCGCCTTCACCGCCGGCGAGGTGTCGATCAGTCACGCAATCGATGGGCAGAGCATTCGCGAAACCGTGCCCGTCCACCGCGGCGAAAACCTGCTCATCCATGGTGTTCGCATTGAAAACCCGCGCCTGTGGTGGCCGGATGGGCAGGGCGAGCAGCCCCTTTATGAGCTGGAAACCGAGCTCGATGGCGAGCGCACCACCCGCAAGCTTGGCTTGCGGCAGCTCGAATGGGTGGTCGAGCCCGATGAGATCGACCACACCTTCAAGTGCCGTATCAATGGGCGCGACATCACCATGATGGGGGCCAACTGGATCCCGGCGGATGCCATTCCAAGCCGCATTACGCCTGAGGTTATTCGCGATCTGCTGGGCAGCGCCAAGGCCGCGAATATGAATATGCTGCGGATCTGGGGCGGTGGGCAGTATGAGCCCGATTGCTTCTATGATCTGTGCGATGAGCTTGGGATCCTCATCTGGCACGACTTCATGTTTGCCTGCATGAGCTATCCGTCCGATCGGGCGTTCCTTGCGAGCGTGCGCGAGGAGGTGACCCAGCAGGTGCGCCGGCTGTCCCATCACGCCTGTATTGCCTTGTGGTGCGGGGACAATGAGGTGATCGGCTCGCTGGGCTGGTACCCGGAAACGCGTGCCGCGCCAGAGCGTTACGTGGCGAACTATGACCGGCTCAACCACATGCTCGGCACCATTGTCGAGGACGAGGATCCGGCCCGCCGGTTCTGGCCCTCATCGCCCTCAATGGGTTATCTCGATTTCTCTGATGGCTGGCATGCCGATACGCGGGGCGACACGCATTACTGGGATGTCTGGCATTCGGCCAAGGCCTTTGAGGCCTATCGGACGGTCAATCCGCGGTTTGCTTCCGAGTTCGGCTTCCAGTCGTTCACCTCGATGAACGTCATTGAAACGTTCTCTGAACAGAAAGACAGGAATCCCTCTTCGCCCGTGATGGAGAACCATCAGCGCAATGACGGGGGCAATGCGCGCATCCTCGAGACCATGACGCGCTACTTCCGCTTCCCGCGCGATTTCGACCAGATGGTGTTCCTGTCCCAGATCCAGCAGGGCCTGGCGATGAAGACCGCCATCGAATACTGGCGCTCGACCAAGCCGCGCTGCATGGGCACGCTTTATTGGCAGATCAACGATATCTGGCCGGTCGCGAGCTGGGCGAGCCTTGATTACGGCGGGCAGTGGAAGCTGCTGCAGTATATGGCGAAGCGCTTCTTCTTGCCGGTGAACGTCGTCGCGGTACCCCGGCATGCAGAACTCAAGACCAATTCGCGCGGGCTGCCGGTCGAGGGTGCGGCGCCAACGCAGATCGTGCTCAAGGCCGTCAACGATACCGCGGCCGAGGTGACGATCAGCCTCGAAGTCCGGGCGGTCAAGGTCGGCGGGGGCGATCGAGTGGTGTTCTCCGGCAGCAGCGCTGTTGGCCCGGATGCTGCAATGGCTGTGGCGACGCTCGACGTTGCCGATCTCGCCGCCGACGAGTTCCTGTTGTTCACCTGGCGCGATGCGGCCGGCAAGGTGCTGGGCGAGAATGATTACTTCCCCAAGCCCTACAAGGCCTATGAGCTGCCGCCCGTAGCGGTGTCGGCCAGCTGGGCCGAGGGCCCCGCCGGCCCGGTGCTGACCCTTGAGGCCGATAAGCCCGGCCTGTTCACCACCGTGACGGTCGATCAGCCCGGCTATTTCTCCGACAACGCCATCACCCTGCTGCCGGGTCGGCCCACAGTGCTGGGCTTTACGCCTCGCCATGGCGGCAAGTTCAGCGCCAAGGAGCTTGCGGCCACGCTCAGCATCCGCACGCTGGCAGATACCTTCTAG
- a CDS encoding DMT family transporter, protein MSTTIAPLEERRLFGIGLVLCANLLFTCLDGSAKWLGLVGLPAMQIIFARYFVHLVIVSAVNLPKGGRDLVRTANLRIQIVRALALLGSSLCNFTAVRYLPLTVTGAIGFTTPLIICLLSVVFLHEQVGWRRWTAIGVGFIGILIIVHPGSEAFQPATLLSLAGAGFYGAYVLLTRRLAGVDSAATQQFYTGAVAVVLLLPFAFADWIWPTTTLDWVVFAAVGVIGFLGHQFVTVAHRFAPASTLAPFSYVQIIFIAALSWIVFNQPPDIWFLLGAPIVVGSGFYIWLRERALSKPVGPVTEQR, encoded by the coding sequence ATGTCGACGACTATTGCTCCCCTCGAGGAGCGCCGCCTGTTTGGCATCGGCCTCGTGCTGTGCGCCAATCTGCTGTTTACCTGCCTGGATGGCTCAGCCAAATGGCTCGGCCTGGTTGGCTTGCCGGCGATGCAGATCATCTTTGCCCGCTATTTCGTGCACCTCGTAATTGTTTCAGCGGTCAACCTGCCCAAGGGTGGTCGCGATCTGGTGCGCACCGCCAATCTCCGGATCCAGATCGTGCGGGCGCTGGCGCTGCTCGGATCGAGCCTGTGTAACTTCACGGCGGTGCGCTATCTGCCACTGACGGTCACCGGTGCCATCGGCTTTACGACACCGCTGATCATCTGCCTGCTCTCGGTGGTGTTCCTGCACGAGCAGGTGGGCTGGCGGCGCTGGACCGCCATTGGCGTGGGGTTCATCGGCATCCTGATCATTGTCCATCCGGGCAGTGAAGCCTTCCAACCGGCCACGCTGCTGTCGCTCGCCGGTGCTGGGTTCTACGGGGCCTATGTGCTGCTGACCCGGCGCCTGGCGGGGGTGGACTCGGCCGCGACCCAGCAGTTCTATACCGGCGCCGTGGCAGTGGTCTTGCTGTTGCCCTTCGCCTTTGCCGATTGGATCTGGCCAACGACAACGCTCGATTGGGTGGTTTTTGCCGCTGTCGGCGTGATTGGTTTCCTGGGGCACCAGTTCGTAACGGTGGCACATCGTTTTGCGCCGGCCTCGACCCTCGCGCCGTTCTCCTATGTGCAGATCATCTTCATCGCCGCACTGAGCTGGATCGTCTTCAACCAGCCGCCCGATATCTGGTTCTTGCTTGGCGCCCCCATCGTCGTGGGCAGCGGCTTTTACATCTGGCTGCGCGAGCGGGCCCTGTCCAAGCCCGTGGGTCCCGTCACCGAGCAACGCTGA
- a CDS encoding adenosylcobinamide-GDP ribazoletransferase has product MQLNGARPRRWPTVPADLLMAIRFFSRLPTGSAPHELPQLDRMAPVLPLASILIGLAPAFTLFVAPHLGMPPLLAAALAVAVLVVAGGAMAEDALADSADGLFGGQTVERRLEIMKDSRHGTYGVAALCLLLLMRVAALASLAAVDPLGAATLWLGAQVLARSGALWLAVALPPARRDGASATAGSLSGPAFAIGLALALVLFTLSTWPLGSWLPPLLAALLAGVATVAWAGLCRRLLGGQTGDVVGGLVALLEIVVLAVLVCFAAGP; this is encoded by the coding sequence ATGCAATTGAACGGAGCGCGACCGCGCCGCTGGCCCACCGTGCCGGCCGATCTGCTGATGGCCATCCGCTTCTTTTCGCGCCTGCCCACCGGATCTGCACCCCATGAGCTGCCACAGCTCGATCGCATGGCCCCGGTTCTGCCGCTCGCCAGCATCCTGATCGGGCTTGCACCGGCTTTCACGCTCTTTGTCGCCCCGCATTTGGGCATGCCGCCCTTGCTTGCCGCCGCTCTTGCCGTTGCCGTGCTGGTGGTTGCCGGCGGCGCCATGGCCGAGGATGCGCTGGCAGACAGTGCCGACGGGCTGTTCGGCGGCCAAACTGTCGAGCGCCGGCTCGAGATCATGAAGGATAGCCGGCACGGCACCTATGGCGTCGCTGCCCTTTGCCTTTTGCTCCTGATGCGGGTCGCGGCGCTGGCGAGCCTTGCCGCTGTCGATCCGCTTGGAGCCGCCACCCTCTGGCTAGGGGCGCAAGTGCTAGCCCGCTCGGGAGCATTGTGGCTCGCCGTGGCCCTGCCACCCGCCCGGCGCGACGGTGCCTCGGCCACGGCCGGTAGTCTCAGCGGTCCTGCGTTTGCCATAGGGCTGGCCCTCGCCCTGGTGCTGTTCACCCTCAGCACCTGGCCCTTGGGCAGCTGGCTCCCTCCCCTCCTCGCCGCGCTGCTTGCTGGCGTCGCCACCGTTGCCTGGGCGGGGCTTTGCCGGCGTTTGCTGGGCGGTCAAACCGGCGACGTCGTGGGTGGCCTCGTCGCGCTCCTCGAGATTGTGGTGCTCGCGGTTCTCGTGTGCTTTGCCGCCGGGCCTTGA
- a CDS encoding FGGY-family carbohydrate kinase has translation MPDPRLVAVIDIGKTNAKLVLIDTVNAAQVASRSTPNSVVRDGPYPHADLDRLWSFILASLQALHAEHGIEGISITTHGATAALLSGSELALPVLDYEYAGPDALSTQYRAVRPGFAETLSPSLPGGLNLGAQLFWQARSFPDAFAGVNHILPYPQYWAWRLTGVLASEVTSLGCHTDLWAPAQGKFSSLVTSQGLEKLFAPIRPAASIIGTIKAEISAQTGLPPDTPVTSGIHDSNASLLPHLGRQQAPVTILSTGTWTIAMTIGGKTQGLDERRDSLANVDAFGRPVPTARFMGGREFDALVGTYVEPTSAELHAVIAGDIQALPSFAPGVGPFPAATGRWTTNPDRLSPGERSAATALYLALVTQTCFELCGLGEEIIIEGPFARNGLFAAALAQLTGVPVSASADSTGTSLGASMLFGGAKPGSSRGKPIAPLALPLLDAYAATWRERAMAARPVSVAR, from the coding sequence ATGCCCGATCCTCGACTGGTAGCCGTCATCGATATTGGCAAGACCAACGCCAAATTGGTGCTGATCGACACGGTGAACGCTGCACAAGTGGCGAGCCGCAGCACGCCCAACAGCGTGGTCCGCGACGGGCCCTACCCCCATGCCGATCTGGACCGGCTTTGGTCCTTTATCCTCGCGAGCCTTCAAGCATTGCATGCCGAGCACGGCATCGAGGGGATTTCGATCACCACGCATGGCGCGACGGCGGCCCTGCTGTCCGGGAGCGAGCTGGCCCTCCCCGTACTGGATTATGAATATGCCGGGCCCGATGCCCTCTCCACCCAGTACCGGGCTGTACGCCCCGGCTTTGCCGAGACATTGTCGCCGAGTCTGCCCGGTGGACTGAACCTGGGGGCGCAGCTCTTCTGGCAAGCCCGCAGCTTCCCCGATGCGTTTGCCGGCGTGAACCATATCCTGCCCTATCCGCAATACTGGGCCTGGCGGCTCACCGGGGTTCTCGCCAGCGAGGTCACCTCGCTTGGCTGCCACACCGATCTGTGGGCGCCGGCGCAGGGCAAGTTCTCATCGCTGGTGACCAGCCAGGGGTTGGAAAAACTTTTCGCACCCATCCGCCCTGCCGCGAGCATTATCGGTACGATCAAGGCAGAGATCAGCGCCCAGACCGGACTGCCGCCGGACACCCCGGTCACCTCAGGCATTCACGACTCCAACGCTTCGCTGCTGCCGCATCTCGGTCGACAGCAGGCGCCGGTCACGATCCTTTCCACCGGCACCTGGACCATCGCCATGACCATCGGCGGCAAGACCCAAGGGCTCGATGAGCGGCGCGACAGCCTCGCCAATGTGGACGCGTTCGGCCGGCCCGTACCCACCGCCCGCTTCATGGGCGGTCGGGAATTTGACGCTCTTGTCGGCACCTATGTCGAACCCACAAGCGCCGAGCTCCATGCGGTGATCGCCGGCGACATCCAGGCCCTGCCCAGCTTTGCTCCCGGCGTTGGCCCCTTCCCGGCTGCTACGGGGCGCTGGACCACCAATCCCGACCGCTTGTCGCCGGGCGAACGATCGGCTGCCACCGCGCTCTATCTCGCCTTGGTGACGCAGACCTGCTTCGAACTCTGCGGGCTGGGCGAGGAGATCATCATCGAGGGCCCCTTTGCGCGCAATGGGCTGTTCGCGGCGGCGCTTGCCCAGCTCACCGGCGTGCCGGTCAGCGCTTCGGCCGACAGCACTGGCACCAGTCTTGGAGCCAGCATGTTGTTTGGCGGCGCTAAGCCGGGCTCGAGCCGCGGAAAGCCCATCGCCCCCTTGGCCCTGCCCCTATTGGACGCCTATGCCGCCACCTGGCGCGAGCGAGCCATGGCGGCCCGCCCCGTCAGCGTTGCTCGGTGA
- the dusA gene encoding tRNA dihydrouridine(20/20a) synthase DusA: MNTALSPAQVPTEPFSLREARRFSVAPMMEWTDPRCRYFHRLLTKRALLFTEMVTSAALVHGDASRHLRLDPVEQPVAVQLGGSDPHELAAATRLADAAGFAEINLNVGCPSDRVQSGRFGACLMAEPGLVAQCVRAMRDATDRPVTVKCRIGIDDQDTKTGLDRFADAMVEAGVDALYVHARKAWLKGLSPKENRTIPPLDYDRVYRLRARLSPLPVMINGGIETLEQAEAHLAHTDGVMLGRAAYHTPMLLAEVDQRFFGASEPRPGLAEVMQAMADYAARERATGMRVNAVTRHMLGLANGLPGARQFRQILSVDACRAGADEGVILRALDALEASALRMAG, encoded by the coding sequence ATGAACACTGCCCTTTCGCCAGCACAAGTCCCCACCGAACCCTTCTCGCTGCGCGAAGCTCGCCGCTTTTCCGTGGCACCGATGATGGAATGGACTGACCCCAGGTGTCGCTATTTTCACCGGCTGCTGACGAAGCGCGCGTTGCTGTTCACCGAAATGGTGACGAGCGCGGCGCTGGTGCATGGTGATGCGAGCCGGCACTTGCGGCTCGATCCGGTTGAGCAGCCGGTGGCCGTGCAACTTGGTGGGTCGGACCCGCACGAGCTTGCGGCCGCCACGCGCCTTGCGGATGCGGCAGGTTTCGCCGAGATCAATCTGAATGTGGGATGCCCCTCTGATCGGGTGCAATCGGGCCGGTTCGGCGCCTGCCTGATGGCCGAGCCGGGACTGGTTGCGCAATGCGTGCGGGCCATGCGCGATGCCACCGATCGGCCAGTGACGGTCAAGTGCCGCATCGGTATCGACGATCAGGACACCAAAACCGGTTTGGATCGCTTTGCCGATGCCATGGTGGAAGCCGGCGTTGACGCGCTTTACGTGCATGCCCGCAAGGCGTGGCTGAAGGGCCTGTCACCCAAGGAAAACCGCACCATCCCACCACTGGACTATGATCGGGTGTATCGGCTGCGGGCACGCCTATCGCCGCTGCCGGTGATGATCAACGGTGGCATCGAGACCCTGGAACAGGCGGAGGCTCATCTCGCCCATACCGACGGGGTGATGCTGGGGCGGGCCGCCTATCATACGCCCATGCTGCTGGCCGAGGTGGATCAACGCTTCTTTGGCGCCAGCGAGCCGAGGCCCGGGCTTGCCGAAGTAATGCAGGCAATGGCCGACTATGCCGCCCGCGAGCGCGCCACCGGGATGCGGGTCAATGCCGTGACCCGCCATATGCTGGGCCTGGCCAATGGACTGCCGGGGGCGCGGCAGTTCCGGCAGATTCTGAGCGTTGATGCCTGCCGGGCAGGGGCGGACGAAGGCGTCATCCTGCGCGCGCTCGATGCCCTCGAAGCTTCGGCGCTGCGGATGGCTGGCTAG
- a CDS encoding thermonuclease family protein yields the protein MFAGRRGSLAAMVILALVAVLAAWLEPDLPPVGGAGRASDGDSLRLGEQRVRLLGLDAPELNQTCRRDGANWPCGQAARDRMAQLLRSGDLDCRPEGRDKYDRLLARCSIGSQDLGGRMVAEGWALSSGDYDREQRAAQAAGLGIWSGSFVPPREWRDQQDRPEAVWDWLPFF from the coding sequence GTGTTCGCCGGACGACGCGGCTCGCTGGCGGCAATGGTGATCCTTGCGCTCGTGGCGGTGTTGGCCGCATGGCTCGAGCCCGATCTCCCGCCGGTGGGCGGCGCCGGGCGCGCCAGCGATGGGGACAGTTTGCGCTTGGGCGAGCAACGTGTCCGTTTGCTCGGCCTCGACGCTCCCGAACTCAACCAGACCTGTCGCCGCGACGGAGCGAACTGGCCCTGCGGACAAGCGGCCCGCGACCGCATGGCGCAATTGCTGCGCTCGGGTGATCTCGACTGCCGCCCCGAAGGCCGGGACAAATATGATCGCTTGCTCGCGCGCTGCAGCATCGGATCCCAGGATCTTGGCGGCCGGATGGTCGCCGAAGGTTGGGCGCTTTCGTCGGGTGACTATGATCGCGAGCAAAGGGCCGCTCAGGCCGCCGGGCTGGGTATCTGGAGCGGCTCCTTCGTGCCGCCACGCGAATGGCGGGACCAGCAGGATCGTCCCGAGGCGGTCTGGGACTGGTTGCCGTTCTTCTAG
- a CDS encoding TIGR02281 family clan AA aspartic protease, translating to MIFIGIALLVAVGLAALVSSDAGALLGLTQAQTAQLLPLLILLVVFAGGAFGRRRRASELFGAIGLWVAIFAIAAVSYSYRDELVGIAGRVAGELRPGVAVVDAERGIATFRRGMGGHFEIAATINGHTTPMIFDTGASAVVLTEADAEAAGIDTSRLRYSIPVATANGTGQAARVRLDQIEVGGIVREGVTAFVAERNALETSLLGMTYLETLSRYSVSQNSLELVD from the coding sequence ATGATCTTTATCGGCATCGCCCTTCTGGTTGCTGTTGGCCTGGCCGCTCTCGTGAGCAGTGATGCGGGTGCCCTTCTGGGCCTCACCCAGGCGCAAACAGCCCAACTCCTGCCTCTCTTAATTCTGCTCGTTGTTTTTGCCGGCGGCGCCTTTGGCCGGCGCCGGCGCGCGTCCGAGCTCTTTGGCGCCATTGGTCTATGGGTCGCGATCTTTGCCATAGCGGCCGTCTCCTATAGCTATCGCGATGAGCTGGTGGGCATTGCCGGGCGGGTCGCCGGCGAGTTGCGCCCGGGGGTTGCCGTCGTGGATGCCGAGCGTGGTATCGCCACCTTCCGGCGCGGCATGGGCGGACATTTCGAAATCGCCGCCACGATCAACGGCCACACCACCCCGATGATCTTCGATACGGGCGCCAGCGCGGTGGTCTTGACCGAAGCCGATGCGGAAGCCGCCGGCATCGACACCAGCCGGCTGCGCTACTCGATCCCCGTCGCCACCGCCAACGGCACTGGTCAGGCGGCGCGGGTGCGGCTCGATCAGATCGAAGTGGGCGGCATTGTGCGCGAGGGGGTCACGGCCTTTGTGGCCGAGCGCAATGCGCTCGAGACCAGTCTCCTGGGCATGACTTATCTCGAAACCCTGAGCCGCTACAGCGTGTCCCAGAACTCGCTCGAACTGGTCGACTAG
- a CDS encoding HAMP domain-containing sensor histidine kinase, translating to MPSWATIDADVRSLMGRDTKRNAQKTVLDARQRLTSSSGTRAAFDFELLHDYASARLAAALPMAAIVVILSFVSSFWVPPLFATLWAGTVLLSLLVIVLVARRFKASDPAKFNAGQWTASFVACETVYGLAWSLLALFTLVASPESLTPVMFAMVLVSVAANAVATHTLPPATLMSTLPVTLTVSINLIALGGTLNFMLAAVAVCGEVFFVYLARQLHASELETVTHQAEKDTLIGELEEARHMSDEARRHAEQANIAKSQFLATMSHELRTPLNAIIGFSEVLQSELLGPHQVPQYKEYAGDIHASGQHLLNLINELLDLSRIEAGKYELNEEIVSLVDIAADCRRMMELRAKAKGIELVFNVGNNLPRLWGDERAIRQVILNLLSNAIKFTPQNGKITLVVTRSGDGGQLISVKDNGPGIPEDEIATVLSSFGQGSLAQKTAEQGAGLGLPIVQKIMELHQGRFDLFSKVRFGTEVIATFPRARVMDALAPVVQKKDRLQIYSEAG from the coding sequence ATGCCGTCCTGGGCCACGATCGACGCTGACGTCCGCTCGCTTATGGGGCGTGACACCAAGCGCAACGCACAAAAGACCGTGCTGGATGCGCGCCAACGCCTGACGTCCAGTTCGGGCACCCGCGCGGCGTTCGATTTCGAGCTGCTGCATGACTATGCCAGCGCCCGGCTCGCTGCGGCATTGCCAATGGCCGCCATCGTGGTCATCCTGTCCTTTGTTTCCAGTTTCTGGGTGCCGCCGCTCTTTGCCACGCTCTGGGCAGGGACAGTCCTGCTCAGCCTTCTCGTGATCGTGCTGGTCGCGCGGCGCTTCAAGGCGAGTGATCCCGCCAAGTTCAATGCCGGTCAGTGGACGGCAAGCTTTGTCGCCTGCGAGACTGTTTATGGTCTCGCCTGGTCGCTGCTGGCCCTCTTTACCTTGGTAGCCAGTCCCGAGAGCCTGACGCCGGTGATGTTTGCCATGGTGCTGGTGAGCGTGGCGGCCAATGCCGTGGCCACCCACACCCTGCCGCCCGCCACCTTGATGAGCACGCTGCCGGTGACGCTCACCGTCTCGATCAACCTCATCGCTCTGGGCGGCACGCTCAACTTCATGCTGGCGGCCGTAGCGGTTTGTGGCGAAGTTTTCTTTGTTTACCTTGCGCGCCAGCTGCACGCGTCCGAACTCGAAACCGTCACGCACCAGGCGGAAAAAGATACGCTGATCGGCGAACTCGAAGAAGCCCGGCACATGTCCGATGAAGCCCGCCGCCATGCCGAGCAGGCCAACATCGCCAAGTCGCAGTTCCTCGCGACGATGAGCCACGAATTGCGCACGCCGCTTAACGCGATCATCGGCTTTTCCGAAGTGCTGCAGTCCGAATTGCTGGGCCCCCATCAGGTGCCGCAATACAAGGAATATGCCGGCGACATTCACGCCAGCGGCCAGCACCTGCTAAATCTCATCAACGAGCTGCTCGATCTCAGCCGCATCGAGGCGGGCAAATATGAGCTCAATGAAGAGATCGTCTCGCTGGTCGATATCGCCGCCGATTGCCGCCGCATGATGGAACTGCGCGCCAAGGCTAAGGGCATCGAGCTGGTGTTCAATGTAGGGAACAACCTGCCGCGGCTGTGGGGCGATGAGCGCGCCATCCGCCAGGTGATCCTGAACCTGCTCAGCAATGCCATCAAGTTTACGCCCCAGAACGGCAAGATCACTCTCGTCGTGACTCGCAGCGGCGATGGCGGGCAGCTGATCTCAGTCAAGGACAACGGCCCCGGCATCCCCGAGGACGAGATTGCCACCGTGCTGTCCTCCTTCGGCCAGGGTTCGCTGGCGCAAAAGACCGCCGAGCAAGGCGCGGGGCTTGGGCTGCCGATCGTCCAGAAGATCATGGAACTGCACCAGGGGCGCTTTGATCTCTTCTCCAAAGTGCGCTTCGGCACCGAAGTGATCGCGACCTTCCCCCGCGCCCGGGTCATGGATGCCCTGGCGCCAGTAGTGCAGAAAAAAGACCGGCTGCAGATCTATTCCGAAGCGGGCTAA
- the cobT gene encoding nicotinate-nucleotide--dimethylbenzimidazole phosphoribosyltransferase: protein MPLHPAYADVLELLTILPEGDEQAVSAVRERERHLTKPAGSMGKLEDLVEFLARWQGRAKPRLDNPMVTIFAGNHGVTDQGVSAFPREVTAQMVANFTEGGAAISQICALHEINLRVFELALELPTGDITQTAALDDKMCAATIAYGMEAIAGKPDLICIGEMGIGNTTVAAAIYAALYGGSGRDWVGRGTGVDDAGLARKADAVDRALALHKSDLDHPLAILARLGGREIAAMLGAIIAARHQKVPVIVDGFVATSAAAIAHAVHPNAIDHCLFAHVSAEPGHRRALEAMGQTGLLDLGMRLGEGSGAALAAVLAKTALHLHNNMATFESAAVTDRA, encoded by the coding sequence ATGCCCCTACACCCAGCCTATGCCGATGTGCTCGAACTGTTGACGATCCTGCCCGAAGGCGACGAGCAGGCAGTCAGCGCAGTGCGTGAGCGCGAGCGGCACCTGACCAAGCCCGCGGGGTCGATGGGCAAGCTTGAGGATCTGGTGGAATTCCTGGCGCGCTGGCAGGGGCGGGCCAAGCCGCGGCTCGACAATCCCATGGTTACGATCTTTGCCGGCAATCATGGGGTGACCGACCAAGGCGTATCGGCGTTTCCGCGCGAAGTGACAGCGCAGATGGTGGCCAATTTCACCGAAGGGGGCGCCGCGATCTCCCAGATCTGCGCCCTGCACGAGATCAATCTGCGCGTGTTCGAACTGGCGCTGGAACTGCCCACGGGCGACATCACGCAAACGGCGGCGCTCGACGACAAGATGTGCGCGGCCACCATCGCCTATGGCATGGAAGCGATCGCTGGCAAGCCCGACCTGATCTGCATCGGGGAAATGGGCATCGGCAATACCACCGTGGCGGCTGCGATCTATGCGGCCCTATACGGCGGCAGCGGGCGCGACTGGGTCGGGCGCGGCACCGGGGTGGACGATGCCGGCTTGGCGCGCAAGGCCGATGCCGTGGACCGCGCGCTGGCTTTGCACAAGAGCGACCTGGATCATCCGCTGGCGATCCTTGCTCGGCTTGGCGGCCGCGAGATTGCGGCCATGCTGGGGGCGATCATTGCCGCGCGCCATCAAAAGGTGCCGGTGATCGTGGACGGCTTTGTGGCAACGTCAGCGGCGGCGATCGCCCATGCCGTGCATCCCAATGCGATCGATCATTGCCTCTTTGCCCATGTTTCGGCCGAGCCGGGGCACCGCCGGGCACTTGAAGCCATGGGGCAAACCGGGCTGCTCGATCTTGGGATGCGGCTGGGGGAGGGGAGTGGCGCCGCCCTGGCCGCAGTGCTGGCCAAGACCGCGCTGCACCTGCATAACAACATGGCAACCTTTGAAAGCGCGGCGGTCACGGACCGCGCCTGA